A region from the Sorex araneus isolate mSorAra2 chromosome 6, mSorAra2.pri, whole genome shotgun sequence genome encodes:
- the VPS37C gene encoding LOW QUALITY PROTEIN: vacuolar protein sorting-associated protein 37C (The sequence of the model RefSeq protein was modified relative to this genomic sequence to represent the inferred CDS: inserted 2 bases in 1 codon) encodes METLRDKTLEELEEMQSDPEAIDRLAQEAPEVQDLQLEREMALATNRSLAEQNLEFQGPLEVSRASLSDKYQELRQLVERCQEHRAKLEKFSSALQLGTLLDLLQVEGLKVEEESEAVAEKFLEGEVPLDTFLETFSALRVLSHLRRVRVEKLQEAMRAPARPKADATPPRPPPPLPPPTPPRPEPSATPPAPEEPRPVPPYPLPYSPAPGLPVGPTARGALPPAPFPAPFPAPTPAAAPAFWSPXPRAPPGAAGPGYPVAGGRPSSSGYPQQLPYAVPGGRAPYPTQPPYPTQPPPVGPPRPPYPVGPAPPYGFPPPQGPAWHGY; translated from the exons ATGGAGACGCTCAGGGACAAGAccctggaggagctggaggagatgCAGAGTGACCCCGAGGCCATCGACCGGCTGGCCCAGGAGGCCCCCGAG GTCCAGGACCTGCAGCTGGAGCGGGAGATGGCGCTGGCCACCAACCGCAGCCTGGCCGAGCAGAACCTGGAGTTCCAGGGCCCCCTGGAGGTCAGCCGCGCCAGCCTCTCCGACAAGTACCAGGAGCTGCGGCAGCTGGTGGAGCGGTGCCAGGAGCACCGGGCCAAGCTGG AGAAGTTCTCCTCGGCGCTGCAGCTGGGCACCCTGCTTGACCTGCTGCAGGTTGAAGGCCTGAAGGTGGAAGAGGAGTCGGAG GCCGTGGCCGAGAAGTTCCTGGAGGGCGAGGTGCCCCTGGACACGTTCCTGGAGACCTTCTCGGCGCTGCGCGTGCTGTCCCACCTGCGCCGTGTGCGCGTGGAGAAGCTGCAGGAGGCGATGCGCGCGCCCGCGCGGCCCAAGGCGGACGCgacgcccccgcgcccgccgccgccgctgccgccgcccaCCCCGCCGCGCCCCGAGCCCTCCGCCACGCCCCCGGCACCCGAGGAGCCGCGGCCCGTGCCCCCCTACCCGCTGCCCTACAGCCCGGCGCCCGGCCTGCCCGTGGGGCCCACGGCGCGCGGCGCGCTCCCGCCCGCGCCCTTCCCCGCGCCCTTCCCCGCGCCGAcccccgccgcggcccccgccTTCTGgtcgcc cccgcgcgccccgcccggcgCCGCGGGCCCAGGCTACCCCGTGGCAGGGGGCCGGCCCAGCAGCTCCGGGTACCCGCAGCAGCTCCCCTACGCCGTGCCCGGAGGAAGAGCCCCGTACCCCACACAGCCCCCCTACCCCACACAGCCCCCGCCCGTggggcccccgcggcccccctaCCCGGTGGGCCCCGCCCCCCCCTACGgcttccccccgccccagggccccGCCTGGCACGGGTACTAG